One part of the Aurantibacillus circumpalustris genome encodes these proteins:
- a CDS encoding low molecular weight protein-tyrosine-phosphatase → MQKILFVCLGNICRSPLAEGIMLHLKSKHNLQLEIDSAGTANYHVGEAPDRRTIANAKKKGVDLSSLRARQFSAIDFENFDKIYAMDKNNFKNILALAKKESHKNKVSLFLSGEPSYEDEVPDPYYGTESDFENVFWLVYEKCEQLAGIKEL, encoded by the coding sequence ATGCAAAAAATACTCTTTGTCTGCCTTGGCAATATTTGTCGCTCCCCCCTTGCGGAAGGAATTATGCTTCATTTAAAAAGCAAACATAACCTTCAACTCGAAATAGATTCGGCAGGTACAGCTAACTATCACGTTGGTGAAGCCCCTGATAGGCGCACAATTGCCAATGCCAAAAAAAAAGGTGTCGATTTAAGTTCTTTGAGGGCTCGTCAGTTCAGCGCTATTGACTTTGAAAATTTTGATAAGATCTATGCGATGGATAAAAATAATTTTAAAAATATTTTAGCCTTAGCGAAGAAAGAGTCTCATAAAAACAAGGTGAGTTTGTTTTTAAGCGGTGAACCTTCCTATGAAGATGAAGTTCCAGATCCTTATTACGGAACAGAAAGTGATTTTGAAAATGTTTTTTGGCTGGTGTATGAAAAATGCGAGCAATTGGCGGGAATTAAAGAATTATAA
- a CDS encoding GNAT family N-acetyltransferase, with the protein MFLSGNLISLRALEPSDAEILYRWENNRDIWPVSFTQIPFSKFILEEFTNASHADIYTNKQLRLMVNKLNSNDTIGMIDLFDFDAQHQRSGLGIYIYETFRKSGCALECVELIKDYCFKTLLLKQLFVHINESNPASVALFEKAGFEKSGLKKSWTKTGLNSYEDVWFMQCINKGA; encoded by the coding sequence ATGTTTTTATCCGGAAACCTAATTTCTTTACGGGCCTTGGAACCTTCTGATGCTGAAATCCTATACCGTTGGGAAAACAACCGTGATATATGGCCTGTGAGCTTCACACAAATTCCTTTTAGTAAATTTATTCTGGAAGAGTTTACCAATGCTTCACATGCAGATATTTACACGAATAAACAACTTCGCTTAATGGTTAACAAACTGAATTCTAATGATACAATTGGAATGATTGACCTTTTTGATTTTGATGCACAGCATCAGCGCAGTGGTCTTGGTATTTATATCTATGAAACATTTCGTAAGTCAGGTTGTGCGCTTGAGTGTGTAGAATTAATCAAAGACTATTGTTTTAAAACCTTATTACTGAAGCAACTTTTTGTACATATTAATGAATCTAACCCAGCCAGCGTTGCTTTGTTTGAAAAGGCAGGATTCGAGAAAAGCGGTCTAAAAAAATCTTGGACCAAAACAGGCTTAAATTCTTACGAAGATGTTTGGTTTATGCAATGCATTAATAAAGGTGCCTAA
- the mltG gene encoding endolytic transglycosylase MltG: MSLVVIVIIVFAAMYVYKKFLKGIDLKDKNYTYIYIGKNDSFEDVMNSINSEDIIENPTAFSWLAKEMDLEKNINPGKYRIIDGMNMRQIINLIKYNKQEKVKLTFNSQIHNLDEFVEYVDDKLELSNSELEDVLTDEKKLREWFKLDPDNSFALIIPGVYELSWAVSTDDFFKILKEKFNKVWNSTRLAQAKKLGYKVSEIITMASIVQNESAIESEQEKIAGVYFNRLKKGMRLEADPTLKFANKNFGVKRVYNIDKEINSPYNTYRYKGLPPGPISLVNTQALDATLNYNKHNFIFFCAKPQLNGFSDFSSTYDQHRRFASAYQKAMNKKGIGR; encoded by the coding sequence ATGTCTCTTGTAGTAATCGTAATCATTGTATTTGCCGCAATGTATGTTTATAAGAAGTTTTTAAAAGGAATTGATTTAAAAGATAAAAATTACACTTACATCTATATAGGAAAAAACGATTCGTTTGAAGATGTAATGAATAGTATTAATTCGGAAGATATTATTGAAAACCCAACAGCATTTTCCTGGCTTGCTAAAGAAATGGATCTAGAAAAGAATATAAATCCTGGTAAGTACAGAATTATTGACGGAATGAACATGCGTCAGATTATAAATTTGATTAAATACAATAAACAAGAAAAAGTTAAACTTACTTTTAATTCTCAAATTCATAATCTTGATGAATTTGTTGAATACGTTGATGATAAATTGGAATTGAGTAATTCTGAACTGGAAGACGTTTTAACCGATGAGAAAAAACTTCGTGAATGGTTTAAATTAGATCCGGATAATTCTTTTGCACTCATTATTCCTGGTGTTTACGAGCTTAGCTGGGCTGTAAGCACTGACGATTTTTTTAAAATTCTAAAAGAAAAGTTTAATAAAGTATGGAACTCTACAAGATTAGCGCAAGCAAAAAAATTAGGCTATAAAGTATCAGAAATTATTACAATGGCTTCTATCGTGCAGAACGAAAGTGCTATTGAAAGCGAACAGGAAAAAATTGCAGGAGTTTATTTTAACCGCTTAAAAAAAGGAATGCGCCTTGAAGCTGATCCTACCTTAAAATTTGCGAATAAAAATTTTGGTGTAAAGCGTGTTTATAATATTGACAAGGAAATTAATTCCCCATATAACACTTATCGATACAAAGGTTTACCACCCGGGCCAATTTCTTTAGTAAACACGCAAGCACTCGATGCAACTTTAAATTACAATAAACATAATTTTATCTTTTTTTGTGCTAAACCACAGCTTAATGGCTTCTCCGACTTCTCTTCTACTTACGATCAGCATAGGAGGTTTGCATCGGCATATCAAAAGGCAATGAATAAAAAAGGTATTGGTCGCTAA
- a CDS encoding Do family serine endopeptidase: protein MKKIVSSIFVACFGGVIALAGYQFLNGKKGTANQLTNPQNSSVYKLVNYSGSASAGTMNDFTMAAEKSVNAVVHIKTVSEHVNNLSYDPFAELFFGQQKRQQTYVQQGSGSGVIISEDGYIVTNNHVISGSDKIEVVLNDRRTYEAEIIGADASTDVALIKIKEKNLPFMAYGNSDGVRVGEWVLAVGNPFNLNSTVTAGIISAKGRNNILNGNKRPIESFIQTDAAVNPGNSGGALVNTDGELIGINTAIASNNGSYQGYSFAVPVNIVKKVVSDMVEFGTVQRAYIGVSIQDIDAKFAADRKLKQLTGVYVNGLTSGGSAEEAGIEEGDVITSIQDIAISSVSELQEQISRYRPGDKINVNVMRNNKTVTVPVVLKTLNNTTNLVKKTEIVKTNILGAEFQDLSLDELEAMKVENGVRIQKINPGKLAQTGIQPGFIITHIDKKKMNSSVQMKERLEKSGPILIEGFYTNGMRASYSFSL, encoded by the coding sequence ATGAAAAAAATAGTTTCATCCATTTTTGTAGCTTGCTTTGGTGGAGTTATTGCCTTAGCTGGTTACCAATTTCTTAACGGAAAAAAGGGTACTGCTAATCAACTTACCAACCCTCAAAACTCTTCTGTTTATAAACTAGTTAATTATTCCGGGAGCGCTTCGGCGGGCACCATGAATGATTTTACGATGGCTGCTGAAAAATCTGTGAATGCTGTTGTGCATATAAAGACCGTCAGCGAACATGTAAACAATCTTTCTTATGATCCTTTTGCAGAATTGTTTTTTGGACAACAGAAACGGCAACAAACATATGTACAGCAAGGAAGTGGCAGTGGCGTCATTATAAGTGAAGATGGTTACATTGTAACCAACAACCATGTGATCTCTGGCTCTGATAAAATTGAAGTTGTTCTTAATGATCGAAGGACTTATGAAGCTGAAATTATTGGTGCCGATGCCAGTACTGATGTGGCCCTTATAAAAATAAAAGAAAAAAACTTACCCTTCATGGCTTATGGTAACAGTGATGGCGTAAGAGTTGGCGAATGGGTGCTTGCAGTTGGAAATCCTTTTAACTTAAATAGCACTGTAACGGCAGGTATTATAAGTGCAAAAGGACGTAACAATATTTTGAATGGAAATAAACGTCCGATTGAATCTTTTATCCAAACCGACGCTGCTGTTAATCCTGGAAATAGTGGTGGAGCACTTGTAAATACTGATGGAGAGCTTATTGGAATAAATACCGCCATTGCTTCAAATAACGGTTCTTACCAAGGTTATTCTTTTGCGGTACCGGTTAATATAGTTAAGAAAGTAGTGAGTGATATGGTTGAATTTGGAACCGTTCAACGTGCCTATATTGGGGTAAGTATTCAGGACATTGACGCCAAATTTGCAGCAGATAGAAAACTTAAACAATTAACGGGTGTTTATGTAAACGGGCTTACTAGTGGAGGTAGCGCTGAAGAGGCAGGAATTGAGGAAGGTGACGTGATTACTTCGATACAAGATATTGCTATAAGTTCTGTTAGTGAATTACAGGAACAAATAAGTCGTTACCGTCCAGGTGATAAAATAAACGTAAACGTAATGCGCAATAATAAAACTGTTACTGTACCTGTAGTTTTAAAAACACTTAATAATACAACCAACCTTGTAAAAAAGACAGAAATAGTAAAAACCAATATTCTTGGAGCCGAATTTCAAGATCTTAGCTTAGATGAATTGGAAGCCATGAAAGTTGAAAATGGTGTGCGAATTCAAAAAATAAATCCAGGCAAATTAGCCCAAACAGGGATTCAACCAGGTTTCATTATCACACATATTGATAAAAAGAAAATGAATTCATCTGTTCAGATGAAAGAACGTCTTGAGAAATCAGGTCCAATACTAATTGAGGGTTTCTACACTAATGGAATGAGAGCCTCCTACAGTTTTTCTTTATAA
- a CDS encoding multiheme c-type cytochrome, which produces MTPNSIKEKKDTLVYLNHSDTAKYIGMNTCRQCHQSIYNTFIETGMGKSFDVASRKKSFGDFISASIYDRIANLQYRAYWNKDSLFIKEFRLSKKDTTHTRTEKVNYIIGSGQHTNSHMYSVNGYVHQMPMTYYTQKKHWDLPPGFENGVNTRFSRKIGLECMSCHNAYPEFVKGSENKFTRLPNGIDCERCHGPGSIHVAQRSTGSKVDTSKYIDYSIVNPAKLSIDAQFDICQRCHLQGNAVLKEGKSFYDFKPGQKLSDFISVFLPKYKNADDEFIMASHADRLKQSACFIKSYEKVKDNRSLKPYKEALTCVTCHNPHVSVKQTNKNVFNDACTNCHSNASEINNVHNELKNNELKNCVSCHMPASGSTDIPHVSVHDHYIRKPITKKEKDKIKTFIGLFSINEKNPDNLTKANAYIDQYSKFEQSASYLDSAIFFLKSIPGNKKTLSSFIQIYFIQQKYTELIALIKNQGEQVCDSVFSKDSYDNKDAWAAYRIGEAFSNTNDNTNALRWFKKAAKLAPYNLDFRNKLGSSLAAESMLKESIEQFEFILNENPKFVSAYSNLGYIKLLQGFPAEALRLYKVGEKLDPDNEALLLNLAAYYLNTKERLLAKKYLEEVIRVNPKNKKALAAIQQLNSL; this is translated from the coding sequence ATGACGCCCAATTCCATAAAAGAAAAAAAAGATACATTAGTTTATTTAAATCATTCTGATACCGCGAAATATATTGGAATGAATACATGCAGACAATGCCACCAATCTATTTACAATACTTTTATAGAAACAGGAATGGGAAAATCTTTCGATGTGGCTTCGCGCAAAAAATCTTTCGGTGATTTTATATCCGCTTCTATTTATGATAGGATTGCTAACCTACAGTATAGGGCATATTGGAACAAAGACAGTTTGTTTATCAAGGAATTTCGCCTTAGTAAAAAGGACACAACACATACAAGAACTGAAAAAGTAAATTATATTATTGGATCTGGGCAACACACAAACTCGCACATGTATTCCGTAAACGGTTATGTCCATCAAATGCCAATGACCTATTACACGCAAAAAAAGCACTGGGATCTTCCCCCAGGTTTTGAAAATGGTGTGAATACCCGATTTTCAAGAAAAATTGGGTTAGAGTGTATGTCCTGTCATAATGCCTACCCAGAATTTGTAAAGGGTTCTGAAAATAAATTTACACGTTTACCAAACGGAATAGATTGTGAGCGCTGTCACGGTCCAGGTAGCATTCACGTTGCCCAAAGAAGTACAGGAAGTAAAGTGGATACATCAAAATACATTGATTATTCAATTGTAAATCCTGCCAAACTTTCTATAGATGCACAATTTGATATTTGCCAGCGTTGTCATTTACAAGGAAATGCAGTTTTAAAAGAAGGTAAATCATTTTACGATTTTAAACCTGGACAAAAGCTAAGTGACTTTATATCGGTGTTTTTGCCCAAATATAAAAATGCAGACGACGAATTTATTATGGCTTCTCATGCCGATCGTTTAAAACAAAGTGCTTGTTTCATTAAGTCGTATGAGAAAGTGAAAGATAATCGTTCATTAAAACCTTATAAAGAGGCTTTAACCTGTGTTACTTGTCATAATCCGCATGTGAGCGTTAAACAAACCAATAAAAATGTGTTCAATGATGCCTGCACTAATTGTCATAGTAATGCAAGCGAAATTAATAATGTACACAATGAATTAAAAAATAATGAATTAAAAAACTGTGTGAGTTGTCATATGCCTGCGTCTGGTTCTACAGATATTCCTCATGTTTCGGTGCATGATCATTATATCCGGAAACCAATTACAAAAAAAGAAAAAGATAAAATAAAAACCTTTATAGGATTGTTTTCAATAAATGAAAAAAATCCAGATAATTTGACCAAGGCCAATGCATACATTGACCAATATTCTAAATTCGAACAAAGCGCATCGTATCTAGATTCGGCCATATTTTTCTTAAAAAGTATTCCAGGTAATAAAAAAACACTGAGTAGTTTTATTCAAATTTATTTTATCCAACAAAAATATACCGAACTAATCGCATTGATAAAAAATCAGGGTGAACAAGTTTGTGATTCTGTTTTTAGTAAGGACTCCTATGATAATAAAGACGCTTGGGCGGCTTACCGAATAGGAGAAGCTTTTTCTAATACAAACGATAATACAAATGCTTTAAGATGGTTTAAAAAAGCGGCTAAATTGGCGCCCTATAATCTTGACTTCAGAAATAAGTTAGGTTCAAGTCTAGCAGCAGAATCTATGCTGAAAGAGTCTATAGAACAGTTTGAATTTATTTTAAATGAAAATCCAAAATTTGTATCTGCATATTCTAATTTAGGTTACATAAAGTTGTTACAAGGATTTCCCGCGGAAGCTTTGAGATTATATAAAGTAGGTGAAAAATTAGATCCTGATAATGAAGCACTTTTATTAAATTTAGCTGCTTATTATTTGAATACAAAAGAGAGACTTTTGGCAAAGAAGTATTTAGAAGAGGTGATAAGGGTAAATCCAAAAAACAAAAAAGCTCTTGCAGCAATACAGCAATTGAATAGTTTATGA
- the gldA gene encoding gliding motility-associated ABC transporter ATP-binding subunit GldA — protein sequence MSISVSNISKLYGAQKALNNISFEVGGNEIIGFLGPNGAGKSTMMKILTCYIPPSEGSAKVCGFDILEQSLDVRKQIGYLPEHNPLYLDMYVKEFLEFVGNIHKIKNVTGRVKEMIDITGLQLEQNKKIGALSKGYRQRVGLAQAMIHDPKVLIMDEPTTGLDPNQLEEIRSLIKSLGKQKTVMLSTHIMQEVEAICDRVIIINKGEIVANDETKNLQKNTTRQIVTVEFDKEIKTDLLKTIEGVEQVKSLTETTWQLFSSAQVDIRKEIFNFAVANNLSVLTLNKEEQKIEDVFKELTK from the coding sequence ATGTCAATTAGTGTAAGTAATATTAGTAAGTTATACGGTGCTCAGAAAGCGCTTAATAACATTTCCTTCGAAGTGGGAGGTAATGAAATCATTGGATTTCTAGGACCCAATGGAGCCGGCAAAAGTACCATGATGAAAATATTAACTTGCTATATTCCGCCTAGCGAGGGTAGTGCTAAAGTTTGTGGTTTTGATATTTTGGAGCAAAGTCTTGATGTTAGAAAGCAAATAGGGTACCTACCTGAACACAATCCTTTATATCTTGATATGTATGTGAAGGAATTTTTAGAATTTGTAGGTAATATTCACAAAATAAAAAATGTTACTGGCCGTGTGAAAGAAATGATTGATATCACCGGTTTACAGCTTGAGCAAAATAAGAAAATTGGCGCTTTAAGTAAGGGGTATCGTCAGCGTGTTGGTTTGGCACAGGCTATGATCCATGATCCCAAAGTATTAATCATGGATGAACCAACTACCGGTTTAGATCCAAATCAATTGGAAGAAATACGAAGTCTTATTAAATCTTTAGGTAAACAAAAAACGGTTATGCTTAGCACGCATATTATGCAGGAAGTTGAAGCTATTTGTGACAGAGTAATTATTATAAACAAAGGTGAAATTGTTGCAAATGATGAAACGAAAAATCTTCAAAAAAATACTACGCGACAAATTGTTACGGTAGAATTTGATAAAGAAATAAAAACGGATTTATTAAAGACTATTGAAGGGGTTGAACAGGTTAAATCTCTTACAGAGACTACATGGCAATTATTTTCTTCTGCTCAGGTAGATATCAGAAAAGAGATCTTCAATTTTGCTGTGGCCAATAATTTAAGCGTATTAACACTCAATAAAGAAGAACAAAAAATTGAGGACGTTTTTAAAGAGCTTACTAAGTAA
- a CDS encoding RNA polymerase sigma factor: MNLTKIIFDFKCQIIIGYFINLVNKSTDFLVFDNKYTNSSDKELITFFSETDDNRYVGILYQRYSHLVLGLCFKYLKNKNEAEDAVIQIFTKLLQDLKKHKIEYFKSWLYVYSKNFCLMELRKRQSLLKKELELKENAHFFVDMPDLDHLKEKERQIGMMESAIQFLNKEQKMCIELFYFQNKSYIEISEVTGFSNNDVKSYIQNGKRNLKIKIESLINEQPEG, from the coding sequence GCCAAATTATTATTGGTTATTTTATTAACTTAGTCAATAAATCCACCGATTTTTTGGTTTTTGACAACAAATACACAAATTCTTCCGACAAAGAGCTCATTACTTTTTTTTCTGAGACGGATGATAATAGATACGTTGGTATTCTTTATCAGCGCTATAGCCATCTTGTGCTTGGTTTATGCTTCAAATACCTAAAGAACAAAAATGAGGCTGAGGATGCTGTTATACAAATATTCACAAAACTTCTACAAGACCTCAAAAAACACAAAATTGAGTACTTTAAGAGCTGGTTATACGTCTATAGTAAAAATTTCTGCCTTATGGAGTTGAGAAAAAGGCAGAGTTTACTCAAAAAAGAGCTCGAATTGAAAGAAAATGCTCACTTTTTTGTGGATATGCCCGATTTAGATCATCTAAAAGAAAAGGAGAGGCAAATTGGAATGATGGAAAGTGCAATACAGTTTTTAAACAAGGAACAAAAAATGTGTATTGAGCTATTTTACTTCCAAAACAAATCTTACATTGAAATTAGCGAAGTAACTGGATTTAGTAATAACGATGTAAAAAGTTACATTCAGAATGGTAAACGTAATTTGAAAATAAAAATAGAATCCTTAATAAATGAACAACCAGAAGGATAA
- the dapF gene encoding diaminopimelate epimerase has protein sequence MEIKFQKYQGTGNDFIMIDNRFNPISLSNEQVAFLCHRRFGIGADGLILLESEPGFDFRMVYYNSDGNLSSMCGNGGRCLVAFAKDLGLISSKAKFSAIDGEHEATLEDGKVSLKMNDVKSMELGEDYFYLNTGSPHYVKFVEDVENYDVFNEGKKIRYNDRFNEEGTNVNFIEKNNEELFVRTYERGVEDETYSCGTGVTAAALVAAVKGMSTGKNSCLIKTKGGMLEVTFDKVLEQNFYNIWLSGPAMSVFKGVIELE, from the coding sequence ATGGAAATTAAATTTCAAAAATATCAGGGTACTGGAAACGACTTTATCATGATTGATAATCGCTTTAATCCGATTTCTCTCTCAAACGAACAAGTTGCATTTTTATGCCACCGCCGTTTTGGTATCGGAGCCGATGGTCTTATTCTTCTTGAATCAGAACCTGGTTTCGATTTTCGAATGGTTTATTACAACAGCGATGGCAATTTAAGCAGCATGTGCGGTAACGGTGGTAGGTGCCTTGTAGCTTTCGCGAAAGATCTGGGTCTTATTTCTAGCAAAGCTAAATTTTCAGCTATCGATGGGGAACATGAAGCCACACTAGAAGATGGCAAAGTGTCCCTGAAAATGAATGATGTTAAAAGCATGGAGTTGGGTGAAGATTATTTTTACCTGAATACAGGTTCACCGCACTATGTAAAGTTTGTTGAAGACGTTGAAAATTACGATGTTTTTAATGAAGGAAAAAAAATAAGATACAACGATCGTTTTAACGAAGAAGGAACAAATGTAAATTTTATTGAAAAGAATAACGAAGAGTTATTTGTGCGCACATACGAACGCGGAGTGGAGGACGAAACATATTCTTGTGGTACCGGTGTAACTGCCGCTGCTCTGGTCGCTGCTGTTAAGGGTATGTCTACCGGAAAAAATTCATGCCTTATTAAAACTAAAGGGGGAATGCTTGAAGTTACTTTCGATAAAGTACTTGAACAAAACTTTTATAACATCTGGTTATCAGGCCCAGCAATGTCTGTTTTTAAAGGGGTAATAGAATTAGAATAA
- a CDS encoding tryptophan 2,3-dioxygenase family protein, whose product MEKNIEDKIKLLEDKYAQMGQDINSYLDGLLLSNYLTYWDYTQVETLLTLQNPKTDYPDELIFIMYHQITELYFKLCMHEFEQLGNNGKIISESGKDEGWKSDLDSTFFVERVNRINRYFEALTKSFEIMIDGMEKEQFLKYRMALLPASGFQSAQYRMIEICSTDFINLVDKDVRSEYTGKNAPIEELFKYIYWNKGATELATGKKTLTLNQFEKKYGEKFIALAQEYQTKNIYQKYLSLPEHDRNNPKTKNALKQLDVNVNINWPLVHYKSAVRYLQQNTGDISATGGTNWQKYLPPRFQKRIFYPELWTKEEMEDWGKGWVETNVFKVEG is encoded by the coding sequence ATGGAAAAGAATATTGAAGATAAAATAAAACTACTTGAAGATAAATATGCTCAAATGGGTCAGGATATTAACAGTTATCTTGATGGGTTGTTACTGTCAAATTACCTCACATATTGGGATTATACGCAGGTTGAGACATTGTTAACACTACAAAATCCAAAAACAGATTATCCTGACGAGTTAATTTTTATCATGTATCACCAAATTACGGAGTTGTATTTTAAACTCTGTATGCATGAGTTTGAGCAGTTAGGTAATAATGGAAAAATTATTTCTGAAAGCGGAAAAGATGAAGGCTGGAAGTCTGACCTTGATAGCACTTTTTTTGTAGAACGTGTAAACAGAATTAACCGCTACTTTGAAGCGCTTACAAAATCTTTTGAGATAATGATTGATGGTATGGAAAAGGAGCAATTTTTGAAATACCGAATGGCTCTGTTACCTGCAAGCGGATTCCAGAGTGCACAATATCGAATGATTGAGATATGCAGCACAGATTTTATCAATTTGGTTGATAAAGATGTTCGTTCTGAATATACAGGAAAGAACGCTCCGATAGAAGAGCTATTCAAATACATTTATTGGAACAAAGGTGCAACTGAATTAGCTACTGGAAAAAAGACACTCACACTAAATCAGTTTGAGAAAAAATACGGAGAAAAATTTATCGCGTTAGCTCAAGAATACCAAACAAAAAATATTTACCAAAAATATTTAAGTTTACCCGAACACGACAGAAACAATCCTAAAACAAAAAACGCTTTAAAGCAGTTAGATGTGAATGTAAATATTAACTGGCCTTTGGTACATTATAAAAGTGCGGTGCGTTATTTACAACAAAATACTGGAGATATTTCAGCTACAGGAGGAACGAATTGGCAGAAATATTTACCACCACGTTTTCAAAAAAGAATTTTTTATCCAGAACTATGGACAAAAGAAGAAATGGAAGACTGGGGAAAGGGCTGGGTTGAAACCAATGTGTTTAAAGTAGAAGGTTAG